One Tubulanus polymorphus chromosome 5, tnTubPoly1.2, whole genome shotgun sequence DNA segment encodes these proteins:
- the LOC141906193 gene encoding peptidyl-glycine alpha-amidating monooxygenase B-like isoform X3, whose translation MAEHSREKKSVMMMFGSCVCVILIVLSSASRSDAVPAKPNSLTDTSTLKQRLSIRMPGIVPTEETYKCTSKSLMLGESDERYIIGFEPKANMSTAHHVLLFGCSSQPHTSSGCGNICPYNRAEVLYAWARDAPPLNLKKGVGFRVGGGKNGIRYLVLQVHYARAFTEGEGPDRTGIDVIMTKERQPNIAGIALLLATTAYIPANTEMYPVDVSCQYHDNKEIHPFGYRTHAHSLGKVITGYAYSVSTKNWTEIGKGDPQRAQAFYPVKKDITVKQGDILAARCDYNSMGRNRVTHIGATHNDEMCNFYMMYYTKNTNSASTFWQCDSNNYRGYTAHFPDDVDTTLEDVEKAERKPVVPETQPVKHMKLTSALEFVADWPKLPDDKKLGQVAGVACDSHENVYIFHRGTRVWNAMSFNQNNEFMEKEPVKMNTIIVMDKNGNFVKEFGKNRFYMPHGLHIDNEDNLWLTDVALHQVFKIPKGKEEPTLVLGKAFKPGEGIDHFCKPTDVAVQSDGTFFVSDGYCNSRIMKFDKNGRFMKSWGNSSLQFTAEHPPDGSFLIPHSIVNLEDRGQVCVADRENGRIQCFDYNGRFIRTYSNKEWGGRLFAVTYSKRFGGAIYAVNGPSIYGKKQIVAGYTLDVDLGRLNQTWNSGNKSGGFHNPHDVCVSHDKRSVYVVEIDPNKVWKFQLKEVEVQPSDSEKVALDVQKKGSSAPLQDAEVEKTPLVEETLLDKKNSEAEKLIDDEFNSSLIIGALLVVPIVLIVIITVIVRLRKSGRFRMNKTYTKNNKKKINLGNFFDRHKGFDRVSTEESDHELDHLSDSDIEEYCATTQKANLETKQN comes from the exons ATGGCAGAACATAG tcgtGAAAAGAAATCAGTGATGATGATGTTCGGCAGCTGTGTTTGCGTTATTCTGATTGTGCTGTCCTCCGCTTCGAGAAGCGATGCTGTCCCCGCGAAACCGAACTCGCTGACGGATACATCGACCCTGAAACAGAGGCTCTCCATAAGAATGCCTGGTATTGTGCCGACTGAG GAAACTTACAAATGTACGTCAAAGTCTCTGATGCTCGGTGAATCGGATGAAAGATATATCA TTGGATTTGAACCGAAGGCGAATATGAGCACGGCGCATCACGTTTTACTGTTCGGCTGCAGTTCACAACCGCATACGTCAAG CGGTTGCGGAAATATATGTCCCTATAACAGAGCTGAAGTCTTGTACGCCTGGGCAAGAGATGCTCCGCCTTTAAATTTGAAGAAAG GTGTTGGGTTTAGAGTCGGAGGAGGGAAAAATGGAATTCGATATCTCGTATTGCAAGTACATTATGCAAGAGCTTTCACCG AAGGCGAAGGGCCGGATAGGACTGGTATCGATGTTATCATGACGAAGGAACGCCAACCAAATATAGCTGGTATCGCGCTATTGCTTGCAACAACTGCTTATATTCCTGCAAATACAGAAA TGTATCCCGTCGATGTAAGCTGTCAATATCACGACAACAAAGAAATCCATCCATTCGGATACAGAACTCATGCTCATTCATTAG GAAAGGTAATAACTGGTTATGCGTATAGTGTGTCGACTAAAAATTGGACAGAAATAGGGAAAGGCGATCCCCAGAGGGCTCAG GCGTTTTATCCCGTAAAAAAAGACATTACGGTCAAACAAGGTGATATATTG gCTGCGAGATGTGATTATAATTCTATGGGGAGAAATAGAGTGACACATATCGG aGCTACGCATAACGACGAGATGTGCAACTTTTATATGATGTATTACACGAAGAATACGAACTCGGCATCGACGTTCTGGCAGTGCGACAGTAACAACTACAGAGGATACACGGCGCACTTTCCCGACGATGTCGATACTACGCTTGAAGACGTCGAAAAAGCCGAACGAAAACCAGTCGTTCCCGAGACTCAACCGGTTAAACACATGAAGCTTACAAGCG CCTTAGAGTTTGTTGCTGATTGGCCGAAATTACCCGATGACAAGAAACTAGGTCAAGTAGCCGGTGTAGCTTGCGACTCTCATGAAAATGTCTACATATTCCACAGAGGAACACGTGTTTGGAATGCAAT GTCATTCAATCAGAACAATGAATTCATGGAAAAAGAGCCTGTGAAAATGAATACCATTATTGTTATGGATAAAAATGGTAATTTTGTAAAAGAATTCGGAAAGAACAG attCTACATGCCTCATGGATTACATATCGATAATGAAGATAATCTCTGGTTGACAGACGTTGCCCTTCATCAA GTTTTTAAGATACCAAAAGGAAAAGAAGAACCAACCCTAGTACTGGGCAAAGCTTTTAAACCTGGTGAAGGTATTGATCATTTTTGTAAGCCCACTGATGTGGCAGTGCAGTCAGATGGTACATTTTTTGTCTCCGATGG GTATTGCAACTCTCGAATTATGAAGTTTGATAAAAATGGGCGTTTTATGAAGTCTTGGGGAAATTCTTCACTTCAATTCACAGCGG AGCATCCTCCGGATGGTTCATTCCTCATTCCTCACAGTATTGTAAATCTTGAAGACAGAGGGCAGGTGTGCGTAGCCGATCGCGAAAACGGTCGCATTCAGTGCTTCGACTACAACGGAAGATTCATCCGAACTTATTCGAATAAAGAATGGGGCGGTCGCTTGTTCGCTGTCACTTACAGCAAACGATTTG GTGGTGCAATATACGCTGTGAATGGTCCATCTATTTATGGTAAAAAGCAAATAGTTGCTGGATATACTTTAGATGTCGACTTGGGTCGTCTGAATCAAACGTGGAATTCGGGCAATAAG AGCGGTGGATTTCACAATCCTCACGATGTTTGTGTTAGCCACGACAAAAGGTCGGTTTACGTTGTGGAGATCGATCCAAATAAAGTTTGGAAATTCCAGCTGAAAGAAGTAGAAGTTCAGCCGAGTGATTCTG AAAAAGTTGCATTAGACGTTCAAAAGAAAGGCTCTTCAGCTCCTCTGCAGGACGCAGAAGTTGAGAAGACGCCATTAGTCGAAGAAACTCTGCTCGATAAGAAGAATTCTGAGGCGGAGAAACTAATCGACGATGAATTCAATTCGTCGCTAATCATCGGTGCATTGCTAGTTGTACCAATCGTTTTAATAGTCATTATAACAGTTATTGTAAGACTAAGAAAAAGCG GTCGATTCCGAATGAACAAGACTTATACCAAaaataacaagaaaaaaattaatctcGGAAACTTCTTCGATCGACATAAAGGATTTGACCGAGTCAGCACGGAAGAAAGCGACCACGAGCTCGATCATCTGAGCGATTCGGACATTGAGGAATATTGTGCGACTACTCAAAAAGC TAATCTTGAAACGAAACAGAACTGA
- the LOC141906193 gene encoding peptidyl-glycine alpha-amidating monooxygenase B-like isoform X1: protein MAEHSREKKSVMMMFGSCVCVILIVLSSASRSDAVPAKPNSLTDTSTLKQRLSIRMPGIVPTEETYKCTSKSLMLGESDERYIIGFEPKANMSTAHHVLLFGCSSQPHTSSGCGNICPYNRAEVLYAWARDAPPLNLKKGVGFRVGGGKNGIRYLVLQVHYARAFTEGEGPDRTGIDVIMTKERQPNIAGIALLLATTAYIPANTEMYPVDVSCQYHDNKEIHPFGYRTHAHSLGKVITGYAYSVSTKNWTEIGKGDPQRAQAFYPVKKDITVKQGDILAARCDYNSMGRNRVTHIGATHNDEMCNFYMMYYTKNTNSASTFWQCDSNNYRGYTAHFPDDVDTTLEDVEKAERKPVVPETQPVKHMKLTSALEFVADWPKLPDDKKLGQVAGVACDSHENVYIFHRGTRVWNAMSFNQNNEFMEKEPVKMNTIIVMDKNGNFVKEFGKNRFYMPHGLHIDNEDNLWLTDVALHQVFKIPKGKEEPTLVLGKAFKPGEGIDHFCKPTDVAVQSDGTFFVSDGYCNSRIMKFDKNGRFMKSWGNSSLQFTADIDYGVKYNDFTSIIQQLTEHPPDGSFLIPHSIVNLEDRGQVCVADRENGRIQCFDYNGRFIRTYSNKEWGGRLFAVTYSKRFGGAIYAVNGPSIYGKKQIVAGYTLDVDLGRLNQTWNSGNKSGGFHNPHDVCVSHDKRSVYVVEIDPNKVWKFQLKEVEVQPSDSEKVALDVQKKGSSAPLQDAEVEKTPLVEETLLDKKNSEAEKLIDDEFNSSLIIGALLVVPIVLIVIITVIVRLRKSGRFRMNKTYTKNNKKKINLGNFFDRHKGFDRVSTEESDHELDHLSDSDIEEYCATTQKANLETKQN, encoded by the exons ATGGCAGAACATAG tcgtGAAAAGAAATCAGTGATGATGATGTTCGGCAGCTGTGTTTGCGTTATTCTGATTGTGCTGTCCTCCGCTTCGAGAAGCGATGCTGTCCCCGCGAAACCGAACTCGCTGACGGATACATCGACCCTGAAACAGAGGCTCTCCATAAGAATGCCTGGTATTGTGCCGACTGAG GAAACTTACAAATGTACGTCAAAGTCTCTGATGCTCGGTGAATCGGATGAAAGATATATCA TTGGATTTGAACCGAAGGCGAATATGAGCACGGCGCATCACGTTTTACTGTTCGGCTGCAGTTCACAACCGCATACGTCAAG CGGTTGCGGAAATATATGTCCCTATAACAGAGCTGAAGTCTTGTACGCCTGGGCAAGAGATGCTCCGCCTTTAAATTTGAAGAAAG GTGTTGGGTTTAGAGTCGGAGGAGGGAAAAATGGAATTCGATATCTCGTATTGCAAGTACATTATGCAAGAGCTTTCACCG AAGGCGAAGGGCCGGATAGGACTGGTATCGATGTTATCATGACGAAGGAACGCCAACCAAATATAGCTGGTATCGCGCTATTGCTTGCAACAACTGCTTATATTCCTGCAAATACAGAAA TGTATCCCGTCGATGTAAGCTGTCAATATCACGACAACAAAGAAATCCATCCATTCGGATACAGAACTCATGCTCATTCATTAG GAAAGGTAATAACTGGTTATGCGTATAGTGTGTCGACTAAAAATTGGACAGAAATAGGGAAAGGCGATCCCCAGAGGGCTCAG GCGTTTTATCCCGTAAAAAAAGACATTACGGTCAAACAAGGTGATATATTG gCTGCGAGATGTGATTATAATTCTATGGGGAGAAATAGAGTGACACATATCGG aGCTACGCATAACGACGAGATGTGCAACTTTTATATGATGTATTACACGAAGAATACGAACTCGGCATCGACGTTCTGGCAGTGCGACAGTAACAACTACAGAGGATACACGGCGCACTTTCCCGACGATGTCGATACTACGCTTGAAGACGTCGAAAAAGCCGAACGAAAACCAGTCGTTCCCGAGACTCAACCGGTTAAACACATGAAGCTTACAAGCG CCTTAGAGTTTGTTGCTGATTGGCCGAAATTACCCGATGACAAGAAACTAGGTCAAGTAGCCGGTGTAGCTTGCGACTCTCATGAAAATGTCTACATATTCCACAGAGGAACACGTGTTTGGAATGCAAT GTCATTCAATCAGAACAATGAATTCATGGAAAAAGAGCCTGTGAAAATGAATACCATTATTGTTATGGATAAAAATGGTAATTTTGTAAAAGAATTCGGAAAGAACAG attCTACATGCCTCATGGATTACATATCGATAATGAAGATAATCTCTGGTTGACAGACGTTGCCCTTCATCAA GTTTTTAAGATACCAAAAGGAAAAGAAGAACCAACCCTAGTACTGGGCAAAGCTTTTAAACCTGGTGAAGGTATTGATCATTTTTGTAAGCCCACTGATGTGGCAGTGCAGTCAGATGGTACATTTTTTGTCTCCGATGG GTATTGCAACTCTCGAATTATGAAGTTTGATAAAAATGGGCGTTTTATGAAGTCTTGGGGAAATTCTTCACTTCAATTCACAGCGG ATATTGACTATGGGGTCAAGTATAACGACTTTACTTCAATTATTCAGCAACTCACAG AGCATCCTCCGGATGGTTCATTCCTCATTCCTCACAGTATTGTAAATCTTGAAGACAGAGGGCAGGTGTGCGTAGCCGATCGCGAAAACGGTCGCATTCAGTGCTTCGACTACAACGGAAGATTCATCCGAACTTATTCGAATAAAGAATGGGGCGGTCGCTTGTTCGCTGTCACTTACAGCAAACGATTTG GTGGTGCAATATACGCTGTGAATGGTCCATCTATTTATGGTAAAAAGCAAATAGTTGCTGGATATACTTTAGATGTCGACTTGGGTCGTCTGAATCAAACGTGGAATTCGGGCAATAAG AGCGGTGGATTTCACAATCCTCACGATGTTTGTGTTAGCCACGACAAAAGGTCGGTTTACGTTGTGGAGATCGATCCAAATAAAGTTTGGAAATTCCAGCTGAAAGAAGTAGAAGTTCAGCCGAGTGATTCTG AAAAAGTTGCATTAGACGTTCAAAAGAAAGGCTCTTCAGCTCCTCTGCAGGACGCAGAAGTTGAGAAGACGCCATTAGTCGAAGAAACTCTGCTCGATAAGAAGAATTCTGAGGCGGAGAAACTAATCGACGATGAATTCAATTCGTCGCTAATCATCGGTGCATTGCTAGTTGTACCAATCGTTTTAATAGTCATTATAACAGTTATTGTAAGACTAAGAAAAAGCG GTCGATTCCGAATGAACAAGACTTATACCAAaaataacaagaaaaaaattaatctcGGAAACTTCTTCGATCGACATAAAGGATTTGACCGAGTCAGCACGGAAGAAAGCGACCACGAGCTCGATCATCTGAGCGATTCGGACATTGAGGAATATTGTGCGACTACTCAAAAAGC TAATCTTGAAACGAAACAGAACTGA
- the LOC141906193 gene encoding peptidyl-glycine alpha-amidating monooxygenase B-like isoform X2, protein MAEHSREKKSVMMMFGSCVCVILIVLSSASRSDAVPAKPNSLTDTSTLKQRLSIRMPGIVPTEETYKCTSKSLMLGESDERYIIGFEPKANMSTAHHVLLFGCSSQPHTGCGNICPYNRAEVLYAWARDAPPLNLKKGVGFRVGGGKNGIRYLVLQVHYARAFTEGEGPDRTGIDVIMTKERQPNIAGIALLLATTAYIPANTEMYPVDVSCQYHDNKEIHPFGYRTHAHSLGKVITGYAYSVSTKNWTEIGKGDPQRAQAFYPVKKDITVKQGDILAARCDYNSMGRNRVTHIGATHNDEMCNFYMMYYTKNTNSASTFWQCDSNNYRGYTAHFPDDVDTTLEDVEKAERKPVVPETQPVKHMKLTSALEFVADWPKLPDDKKLGQVAGVACDSHENVYIFHRGTRVWNAMSFNQNNEFMEKEPVKMNTIIVMDKNGNFVKEFGKNRFYMPHGLHIDNEDNLWLTDVALHQVFKIPKGKEEPTLVLGKAFKPGEGIDHFCKPTDVAVQSDGTFFVSDGYCNSRIMKFDKNGRFMKSWGNSSLQFTADIDYGVKYNDFTSIIQQLTEHPPDGSFLIPHSIVNLEDRGQVCVADRENGRIQCFDYNGRFIRTYSNKEWGGRLFAVTYSKRFGGAIYAVNGPSIYGKKQIVAGYTLDVDLGRLNQTWNSGNKSGGFHNPHDVCVSHDKRSVYVVEIDPNKVWKFQLKEVEVQPSDSEKVALDVQKKGSSAPLQDAEVEKTPLVEETLLDKKNSEAEKLIDDEFNSSLIIGALLVVPIVLIVIITVIVRLRKSGRFRMNKTYTKNNKKKINLGNFFDRHKGFDRVSTEESDHELDHLSDSDIEEYCATTQKANLETKQN, encoded by the exons ATGGCAGAACATAG tcgtGAAAAGAAATCAGTGATGATGATGTTCGGCAGCTGTGTTTGCGTTATTCTGATTGTGCTGTCCTCCGCTTCGAGAAGCGATGCTGTCCCCGCGAAACCGAACTCGCTGACGGATACATCGACCCTGAAACAGAGGCTCTCCATAAGAATGCCTGGTATTGTGCCGACTGAG GAAACTTACAAATGTACGTCAAAGTCTCTGATGCTCGGTGAATCGGATGAAAGATATATCA TTGGATTTGAACCGAAGGCGAATATGAGCACGGCGCATCACGTTTTACTGTTCGGCTGCAGTTCACAACCGCATAC CGGTTGCGGAAATATATGTCCCTATAACAGAGCTGAAGTCTTGTACGCCTGGGCAAGAGATGCTCCGCCTTTAAATTTGAAGAAAG GTGTTGGGTTTAGAGTCGGAGGAGGGAAAAATGGAATTCGATATCTCGTATTGCAAGTACATTATGCAAGAGCTTTCACCG AAGGCGAAGGGCCGGATAGGACTGGTATCGATGTTATCATGACGAAGGAACGCCAACCAAATATAGCTGGTATCGCGCTATTGCTTGCAACAACTGCTTATATTCCTGCAAATACAGAAA TGTATCCCGTCGATGTAAGCTGTCAATATCACGACAACAAAGAAATCCATCCATTCGGATACAGAACTCATGCTCATTCATTAG GAAAGGTAATAACTGGTTATGCGTATAGTGTGTCGACTAAAAATTGGACAGAAATAGGGAAAGGCGATCCCCAGAGGGCTCAG GCGTTTTATCCCGTAAAAAAAGACATTACGGTCAAACAAGGTGATATATTG gCTGCGAGATGTGATTATAATTCTATGGGGAGAAATAGAGTGACACATATCGG aGCTACGCATAACGACGAGATGTGCAACTTTTATATGATGTATTACACGAAGAATACGAACTCGGCATCGACGTTCTGGCAGTGCGACAGTAACAACTACAGAGGATACACGGCGCACTTTCCCGACGATGTCGATACTACGCTTGAAGACGTCGAAAAAGCCGAACGAAAACCAGTCGTTCCCGAGACTCAACCGGTTAAACACATGAAGCTTACAAGCG CCTTAGAGTTTGTTGCTGATTGGCCGAAATTACCCGATGACAAGAAACTAGGTCAAGTAGCCGGTGTAGCTTGCGACTCTCATGAAAATGTCTACATATTCCACAGAGGAACACGTGTTTGGAATGCAAT GTCATTCAATCAGAACAATGAATTCATGGAAAAAGAGCCTGTGAAAATGAATACCATTATTGTTATGGATAAAAATGGTAATTTTGTAAAAGAATTCGGAAAGAACAG attCTACATGCCTCATGGATTACATATCGATAATGAAGATAATCTCTGGTTGACAGACGTTGCCCTTCATCAA GTTTTTAAGATACCAAAAGGAAAAGAAGAACCAACCCTAGTACTGGGCAAAGCTTTTAAACCTGGTGAAGGTATTGATCATTTTTGTAAGCCCACTGATGTGGCAGTGCAGTCAGATGGTACATTTTTTGTCTCCGATGG GTATTGCAACTCTCGAATTATGAAGTTTGATAAAAATGGGCGTTTTATGAAGTCTTGGGGAAATTCTTCACTTCAATTCACAGCGG ATATTGACTATGGGGTCAAGTATAACGACTTTACTTCAATTATTCAGCAACTCACAG AGCATCCTCCGGATGGTTCATTCCTCATTCCTCACAGTATTGTAAATCTTGAAGACAGAGGGCAGGTGTGCGTAGCCGATCGCGAAAACGGTCGCATTCAGTGCTTCGACTACAACGGAAGATTCATCCGAACTTATTCGAATAAAGAATGGGGCGGTCGCTTGTTCGCTGTCACTTACAGCAAACGATTTG GTGGTGCAATATACGCTGTGAATGGTCCATCTATTTATGGTAAAAAGCAAATAGTTGCTGGATATACTTTAGATGTCGACTTGGGTCGTCTGAATCAAACGTGGAATTCGGGCAATAAG AGCGGTGGATTTCACAATCCTCACGATGTTTGTGTTAGCCACGACAAAAGGTCGGTTTACGTTGTGGAGATCGATCCAAATAAAGTTTGGAAATTCCAGCTGAAAGAAGTAGAAGTTCAGCCGAGTGATTCTG AAAAAGTTGCATTAGACGTTCAAAAGAAAGGCTCTTCAGCTCCTCTGCAGGACGCAGAAGTTGAGAAGACGCCATTAGTCGAAGAAACTCTGCTCGATAAGAAGAATTCTGAGGCGGAGAAACTAATCGACGATGAATTCAATTCGTCGCTAATCATCGGTGCATTGCTAGTTGTACCAATCGTTTTAATAGTCATTATAACAGTTATTGTAAGACTAAGAAAAAGCG GTCGATTCCGAATGAACAAGACTTATACCAAaaataacaagaaaaaaattaatctcGGAAACTTCTTCGATCGACATAAAGGATTTGACCGAGTCAGCACGGAAGAAAGCGACCACGAGCTCGATCATCTGAGCGATTCGGACATTGAGGAATATTGTGCGACTACTCAAAAAGC TAATCTTGAAACGAAACAGAACTGA
- the LOC141906193 gene encoding peptidyl-glycine alpha-amidating monooxygenase B-like isoform X4, with translation MLGESDERYIIGFEPKANMSTAHHVLLFGCSSQPHTSSGCGNICPYNRAEVLYAWARDAPPLNLKKGVGFRVGGGKNGIRYLVLQVHYARAFTEGEGPDRTGIDVIMTKERQPNIAGIALLLATTAYIPANTEMYPVDVSCQYHDNKEIHPFGYRTHAHSLGKVITGYAYSVSTKNWTEIGKGDPQRAQAFYPVKKDITVKQGDILAARCDYNSMGRNRVTHIGATHNDEMCNFYMMYYTKNTNSASTFWQCDSNNYRGYTAHFPDDVDTTLEDVEKAERKPVVPETQPVKHMKLTSALEFVADWPKLPDDKKLGQVAGVACDSHENVYIFHRGTRVWNAMSFNQNNEFMEKEPVKMNTIIVMDKNGNFVKEFGKNRFYMPHGLHIDNEDNLWLTDVALHQVFKIPKGKEEPTLVLGKAFKPGEGIDHFCKPTDVAVQSDGTFFVSDGYCNSRIMKFDKNGRFMKSWGNSSLQFTADIDYGVKYNDFTSIIQQLTEHPPDGSFLIPHSIVNLEDRGQVCVADRENGRIQCFDYNGRFIRTYSNKEWGGRLFAVTYSKRFGGAIYAVNGPSIYGKKQIVAGYTLDVDLGRLNQTWNSGNKSGGFHNPHDVCVSHDKRSVYVVEIDPNKVWKFQLKEVEVQPSDSEKVALDVQKKGSSAPLQDAEVEKTPLVEETLLDKKNSEAEKLIDDEFNSSLIIGALLVVPIVLIVIITVIVRLRKSGRFRMNKTYTKNNKKKINLGNFFDRHKGFDRVSTEESDHELDHLSDSDIEEYCATTQKANLETKQN, from the exons ATGCTCGGTGAATCGGATGAAAGATATATCA TTGGATTTGAACCGAAGGCGAATATGAGCACGGCGCATCACGTTTTACTGTTCGGCTGCAGTTCACAACCGCATACGTCAAG CGGTTGCGGAAATATATGTCCCTATAACAGAGCTGAAGTCTTGTACGCCTGGGCAAGAGATGCTCCGCCTTTAAATTTGAAGAAAG GTGTTGGGTTTAGAGTCGGAGGAGGGAAAAATGGAATTCGATATCTCGTATTGCAAGTACATTATGCAAGAGCTTTCACCG AAGGCGAAGGGCCGGATAGGACTGGTATCGATGTTATCATGACGAAGGAACGCCAACCAAATATAGCTGGTATCGCGCTATTGCTTGCAACAACTGCTTATATTCCTGCAAATACAGAAA TGTATCCCGTCGATGTAAGCTGTCAATATCACGACAACAAAGAAATCCATCCATTCGGATACAGAACTCATGCTCATTCATTAG GAAAGGTAATAACTGGTTATGCGTATAGTGTGTCGACTAAAAATTGGACAGAAATAGGGAAAGGCGATCCCCAGAGGGCTCAG GCGTTTTATCCCGTAAAAAAAGACATTACGGTCAAACAAGGTGATATATTG gCTGCGAGATGTGATTATAATTCTATGGGGAGAAATAGAGTGACACATATCGG aGCTACGCATAACGACGAGATGTGCAACTTTTATATGATGTATTACACGAAGAATACGAACTCGGCATCGACGTTCTGGCAGTGCGACAGTAACAACTACAGAGGATACACGGCGCACTTTCCCGACGATGTCGATACTACGCTTGAAGACGTCGAAAAAGCCGAACGAAAACCAGTCGTTCCCGAGACTCAACCGGTTAAACACATGAAGCTTACAAGCG CCTTAGAGTTTGTTGCTGATTGGCCGAAATTACCCGATGACAAGAAACTAGGTCAAGTAGCCGGTGTAGCTTGCGACTCTCATGAAAATGTCTACATATTCCACAGAGGAACACGTGTTTGGAATGCAAT GTCATTCAATCAGAACAATGAATTCATGGAAAAAGAGCCTGTGAAAATGAATACCATTATTGTTATGGATAAAAATGGTAATTTTGTAAAAGAATTCGGAAAGAACAG attCTACATGCCTCATGGATTACATATCGATAATGAAGATAATCTCTGGTTGACAGACGTTGCCCTTCATCAA GTTTTTAAGATACCAAAAGGAAAAGAAGAACCAACCCTAGTACTGGGCAAAGCTTTTAAACCTGGTGAAGGTATTGATCATTTTTGTAAGCCCACTGATGTGGCAGTGCAGTCAGATGGTACATTTTTTGTCTCCGATGG GTATTGCAACTCTCGAATTATGAAGTTTGATAAAAATGGGCGTTTTATGAAGTCTTGGGGAAATTCTTCACTTCAATTCACAGCGG ATATTGACTATGGGGTCAAGTATAACGACTTTACTTCAATTATTCAGCAACTCACAG AGCATCCTCCGGATGGTTCATTCCTCATTCCTCACAGTATTGTAAATCTTGAAGACAGAGGGCAGGTGTGCGTAGCCGATCGCGAAAACGGTCGCATTCAGTGCTTCGACTACAACGGAAGATTCATCCGAACTTATTCGAATAAAGAATGGGGCGGTCGCTTGTTCGCTGTCACTTACAGCAAACGATTTG GTGGTGCAATATACGCTGTGAATGGTCCATCTATTTATGGTAAAAAGCAAATAGTTGCTGGATATACTTTAGATGTCGACTTGGGTCGTCTGAATCAAACGTGGAATTCGGGCAATAAG AGCGGTGGATTTCACAATCCTCACGATGTTTGTGTTAGCCACGACAAAAGGTCGGTTTACGTTGTGGAGATCGATCCAAATAAAGTTTGGAAATTCCAGCTGAAAGAAGTAGAAGTTCAGCCGAGTGATTCTG AAAAAGTTGCATTAGACGTTCAAAAGAAAGGCTCTTCAGCTCCTCTGCAGGACGCAGAAGTTGAGAAGACGCCATTAGTCGAAGAAACTCTGCTCGATAAGAAGAATTCTGAGGCGGAGAAACTAATCGACGATGAATTCAATTCGTCGCTAATCATCGGTGCATTGCTAGTTGTACCAATCGTTTTAATAGTCATTATAACAGTTATTGTAAGACTAAGAAAAAGCG GTCGATTCCGAATGAACAAGACTTATACCAAaaataacaagaaaaaaattaatctcGGAAACTTCTTCGATCGACATAAAGGATTTGACCGAGTCAGCACGGAAGAAAGCGACCACGAGCTCGATCATCTGAGCGATTCGGACATTGAGGAATATTGTGCGACTACTCAAAAAGC TAATCTTGAAACGAAACAGAACTGA
- the LOC141905705 gene encoding coiled-coil domain-containing protein 124-B-like: protein MPKKFPTENSKAAAARERKQAKKSEEADRQKKAEDDAYWADNDKHVTRKQNRKDEKDKKKQEQLQKKQELKKLHDEEMESVKGKSAPAATTKVTRAQVEEFRRKEAEAAMKKKQQAERIVSVDDMPLEENVNRLTIDGSEARNVDEAITVLGDKDQSGIDRHPEKRMKAAYTAFEEENLPILKQQNPNMRLSQLKQMLKKDWMKSPQNPMNQRLQAQH, encoded by the coding sequence atgcCTAAGAAATTCCCCACTGAAAAttcgaaagcagcagctgcacGTGAGAGGAAACAAGCCAAGAAATCCGAGGAGGCCGATCGACAAAAAAAAGCCGAAGATGACGCGTACTGGGCAGATAACGACAAACACGTAACGCGAAAACAAAACCGAAaagatgaaaaagataaaaagaaGCAGGAACAACTACagaaaaaacaagaattgaAAAAGTTACACGACGAAGAAATGGAATCCGTTAAGGGCAAAAGTGCACCAGCAGCGACAACGAAAGTGACTAGAGCTCAGGTGGAAGAGTTCCGACGAAAAGAGGCCGAGGCCGCTATGAAGAAGAAACAACAAGCGGAACGGATTGTAAGCGTTGATGATATGCCTCTCGAAGAGAACGTGAATAGATTAACGATTGACGGTAGTGAAGCTCGTAATGTCGATGAAGCTATCACCGTTCTGGGAGATAAGGACCAATCGGGAATTGACCGTCATCCGGAGAAGAGAATGAAAGCCGCCTACACCGCGTTCGAAGAAGAAAATCTGCCGATATTGAAGCAACAGAATCCAAACATGCGATTGTCGCAGTTGAAGCAAATGCTTAAAAAAGATTGGATGAAATCGCCACAAAATCCGATGAATCAGCGTTTGCAGGCTCAGCATTGA